In the Actinomycetota bacterium genome, GCTCCAAGTATGACTGATCTCTCCCCAGTGCATCGCGCGCTGCTAGCTGAGCCGATGCGGCCAGACGACATCGCCTATGAGCTCGGCCTAGACATTCTCTCAGTAGCTCGGATACTTTCTGAGATGGAATCCGCCGGTACAATATATAGAAATAATGATGGTCGATATGGCCTGCGGTAGTCCCCAAAGATCGAAAGGACATTGGACTGAATGCGCTCATCACTTGAAGGACTTCGCGGAAACTCTGAGGTGGTAGTGATTGGTGCAGGTCTCGCAGGATGTGAGGCGGCACTACAGCTTGCATCCCGTGGAGTCCGGGTCGTGCTTTGGGAAATGCGTCCCTTAGTGAGTTCCCCCGCGCACTCAACCTCTCTGTTCGCTGAGCTTGTCTGCTCCAATTCCTTCAAGAGCCTTGATCCAACCTCAGCGTCGGGGTCTTTGAAGACTGAACTAGGCTTGATGGGATCGTTCTTACTCAGAATTGCTCATGAAGCGTCGATTCCCGCAGGTGGTGCTTTGGCGGTGGACAGAAAAAGATTCGCAGAAATCGTCACCGAGACAATCGAGGGTCATCCTTCAATACATGTTGTTCGTGATGAGTTCCGGGAGATTCCTGGCGGTCGCAGTATCATTGCCACCGGACCACTGACGAGTGAATCCATGGCGAACGCCCTCTTTGAGTTGACGGGCACAAGAGGTCTGTCGTTTTACGATGCTGCTGCGCCGGTCCTTGATTCCTTGACCATCGATACCAATGTTGCCTTTCTTCAGTCCCGATACGACAAGGGAGCTAGTGCAGATTATCTCAACTGTCCGATGGACCAGGAAGAGTACGAACACTTCATCAAGGAACTTGTTGAAGCGAAACGAGTGATTCAAAAGGATTTTGAGAGCAGAGATTTATTCGCAGGGTGTCAGCCCGTTGAAGAGATCGCTCGTAAAGGGTCGGATTCACTTCGATACGGGCCAATGAAACCTGTCGGTCTCACTGATCCGCGCACAGGCACGAGGCCTTGGGCGGTCGTCCAACTTCGCCCCGAGAACTCCGCAAGGACTGCCTTCAACATGGTTGGATTCCAAACCAATCTCACCTTTGCTGAACAAAAGCGTGTCTTTTCACTGATCCCCGGACTGAAAGACGCAGAGTTCCTCAGGTATGGGGTGATGCATCGCAATACATTCATCAATTCTCCCGAGATGCTGGACTCAACTCTCGCACTGCGCTCAATGCCACACCTTAGGATCGCCGGACAGCTCAATGGCACGGAGGGCTACCTTGAATCAATTGCGGGAGGAGTCATCGCCGGGCTTAATTGTTATTGTGATTTAAGAGGACTTCCACCCTTTGTGTTGCCGCCCACGTCTGCGCTGGGCTCCCTCGTGGATTACATTACGAGCCCGCAGACTGTCGATTTCCAACCAATGAATGTCAACTGGGGCCTCGTCCCCGCTCTCGAGGAAAGGGTCCGCTCAAAGCGCTTGCGGTATGAGGCATATGCTGCACGAGCCAAGGACTCAGTCGCAGTCTCCACTAGTCAGCATCCATTGTTCAGGGGATAGACCATGGATTCCATCCAAGAATATTTGGAAGTGTTCGTTTTGGATCTAAGCGAGCACCGCGGGCTCTCGGTCAATACGGTCAAGGCCTACAGCGCTGATGTCGGCCACTTCACAACTTGGGCACTGTCGAACCAAGTCGATCCAATGGCTCCTGATCATAGGCAGATACGACGCTATCTTGCGCTGCTCACAGCGGCACGATATTCCAGAGCGACGATTGCCAGAAGATTCTCCGCCCTGCGATGCTGGTATAAGTTCCTCCAAAAGCGAGGCGTGATCGATTTCGATCCATCGTCCATCACCACGACGCCTAGGATTCATAAGAAACTTCCAACAGTCGTTTCGGAGGGCTTTATCGACGGGATAATCCAGGCTATTCAGGCCACTTCGCCTCTCGGGTTGCGGGATATCGCAATGGTTGAGTTGCTGTATGCGAGTGGGATCAGAGTTTCAGAGCTTGCAGGACTGAGCTTGTCGAATCTGGATTTGAAAGCTGGCACAATTCAGGTGATGGGCAAGGGATCGAAGGAGAGAATCGTGCCAATCCATCCCAACGCCTGTCGCGCGATTGAGGAGTACATGGCCCTAAGCCGCCCTTCACTGTACCGAGAATCAACCTACGGAGAATCGACCGACACCCTATTCTTGACCAAATCCGGAAAACCGATGACATCTGATACGGTTAGAGTCAGACTCAACTTGGCTCTTCGGCGATATGGGAATGTCGCCAAGATATCCCCGCACACTCTAAGGCACACCTTTGCAAGTCATCTGCTTGCTGCGGGAGCCGACTTGCGTACTATCCAGGAACTGCTCGGACACGTTGCGCTGTCTACCACACAGATTTATACTCACGTGGGTAGAAACCAGCTAAAAGACGTTCACGCTAGGGCCCATCCGCGCGCATGAACTTATCCTACTAGGGGCAACATAATATGAATCAGATACCCTCGACGGACATCAATCAGCTTTGGTGTGCGTACAAGGAGCAGGACTGCCCTCAGTGCAGAGAGCAGTTGATCGTCAACTATGCCCCGATCGTCAAGTATGTAGCTGGTCGAGTCTCATCAGGGTTGCCAAACACCGTCGACATCGCGGACCTGATCAGCTACGGACTGTTCGGACTGATCGATGCAATCGAGAAGTTCGATTTAGACCGGGGAATTAAGTTCGAGACATATGCCATAGCTCGTATCAAGGGTGCTATAATCGATGAGCTTCGGGCATTGGACTGGGTTCCAAGATCCGTCAGGTCTAAGGGAAAGGACATTGAGAACGCATATGTCGTTCTTGAAAATCGACTCCTGCGGACCCCAACGGACGCTGAGGTTGCCAAGGAACTCGGTGTCACACTGAAAGAGCTGAATACAACTCTTGCCAAGCTCTCCTATGCCACAGTCGTTTCCTTTGACGAGCTGTGGGCGAAGCGGGAATTCGATGATCGATTCGATCCAGCGAGCAATATTGTAGATGTCACAGCTGAGGACCCAGTTGGTATTTATGAGAATACAGAGGTTAGAGAGATTCTCTCAGGTGCGATTGAGCAACTTCCTGACCGGGAGAGAATCGTAGTCGCACTCTACTATTACGAAGGTCTGACTTTGAAGGAGATTGGCCAGGTACTGGGTGTAACCGAATCGAGAGTGAGTCAGCTTCACACTAAGGCAGTTTTGCGCCTTCGCGCAAAACTTCACAGTCCATCGAAATCCGTCTTCTGAAGTGGAGTGATTATGTCAAGGCGCACCATTCTGATAGTTGAGGACACCGAGCTTATCC is a window encoding:
- the whiG gene encoding RNA polymerase sigma factor WhiG, whose translation is MNQIPSTDINQLWCAYKEQDCPQCREQLIVNYAPIVKYVAGRVSSGLPNTVDIADLISYGLFGLIDAIEKFDLDRGIKFETYAIARIKGAIIDELRALDWVPRSVRSKGKDIENAYVVLENRLLRTPTDAEVAKELGVTLKELNTTLAKLSYATVVSFDELWAKREFDDRFDPASNIVDVTAEDPVGIYENTEVREILSGAIEQLPDRERIVVALYYYEGLTLKEIGQVLGVTESRVSQLHTKAVLRLRAKLHSPSKSVF
- the trmFO gene encoding methylenetetrahydrofolate--tRNA-(uracil(54)-C(5))-methyltransferase (FADH(2)-oxidizing) TrmFO: MRSSLEGLRGNSEVVVIGAGLAGCEAALQLASRGVRVVLWEMRPLVSSPAHSTSLFAELVCSNSFKSLDPTSASGSLKTELGLMGSFLLRIAHEASIPAGGALAVDRKRFAEIVTETIEGHPSIHVVRDEFREIPGGRSIIATGPLTSESMANALFELTGTRGLSFYDAAAPVLDSLTIDTNVAFLQSRYDKGASADYLNCPMDQEEYEHFIKELVEAKRVIQKDFESRDLFAGCQPVEEIARKGSDSLRYGPMKPVGLTDPRTGTRPWAVVQLRPENSARTAFNMVGFQTNLTFAEQKRVFSLIPGLKDAEFLRYGVMHRNTFINSPEMLDSTLALRSMPHLRIAGQLNGTEGYLESIAGGVIAGLNCYCDLRGLPPFVLPPTSALGSLVDYITSPQTVDFQPMNVNWGLVPALEERVRSKRLRYEAYAARAKDSVAVSTSQHPLFRG
- a CDS encoding tyrosine recombinase — its product is MDSIQEYLEVFVLDLSEHRGLSVNTVKAYSADVGHFTTWALSNQVDPMAPDHRQIRRYLALLTAARYSRATIARRFSALRCWYKFLQKRGVIDFDPSSITTTPRIHKKLPTVVSEGFIDGIIQAIQATSPLGLRDIAMVELLYASGIRVSELAGLSLSNLDLKAGTIQVMGKGSKERIVPIHPNACRAIEEYMALSRPSLYRESTYGESTDTLFLTKSGKPMTSDTVRVRLNLALRRYGNVAKISPHTLRHTFASHLLAAGADLRTIQELLGHVALSTTQIYTHVGRNQLKDVHARAHPRA